A region from the Sphingomonas flavescens genome encodes:
- a CDS encoding glycoside hydrolase family 43 protein, producing MADQLSSVSVRVENASDGFRIGVEWNGAARDFLVPTETQQDFSAFYRALSQDFGTRLPHIFAGAVDHPPASFPWQPLLTENAHPKILVGYGDPAVVKTDDGWWLLATSNDAPDAFPILHSTDLIHWEPRGFVFPSGHEPGWAATGRNRADFWAPEMLPVGDEYWTVFTARQASNALAIGLAKARFPEGPWVDNGQPLIVGKPVDTTGLGYGAGQPALSGGVIDSHLFIDADGTKYLFWKDDTNSIWPRPLAMLLRAHPALIDSLFSEEVDRRTATFAAAIVPWANAQRPMVRFFAMQPLIEAALANWTQVRSALMDFGLAGTIVEAMTTPVRGQRIADDGRSMIGADKLVLANDLDWEGHLIEGPFVTRQEGRYYLFYAGNDFSTPAYGIGVAVADHPLGPYTKQGPPLLQSTREWLAPGHASVAPGLEGNPQLFFHAFHPGTGGYNSFRALLTAGLEFRDGRVTVVPLMSPS from the coding sequence ATGGCCGACCAACTTTCGAGCGTAAGCGTCCGCGTCGAGAATGCGTCCGACGGATTTCGCATCGGGGTCGAGTGGAACGGCGCCGCCCGAGACTTTCTGGTGCCAACCGAGACGCAGCAGGACTTTTCGGCCTTCTACCGCGCCTTGTCCCAGGATTTTGGCACACGTCTACCGCATATCTTCGCCGGCGCCGTCGACCACCCGCCCGCCAGTTTTCCCTGGCAGCCGCTGCTGACCGAGAACGCCCATCCTAAGATCCTCGTCGGCTATGGCGACCCGGCGGTCGTGAAGACGGACGATGGCTGGTGGCTATTAGCAACGTCGAACGACGCGCCGGACGCTTTCCCGATCCTGCATTCCACCGATCTCATCCATTGGGAGCCGCGCGGGTTCGTCTTCCCTTCCGGACATGAACCCGGCTGGGCCGCGACAGGCCGCAACCGCGCCGACTTCTGGGCGCCCGAGATGCTTCCCGTCGGCGACGAATATTGGACGGTGTTCACGGCGCGCCAGGCCAGCAATGCGCTGGCCATCGGGCTCGCTAAGGCGCGGTTTCCGGAAGGTCCTTGGGTCGACAACGGCCAGCCGCTCATCGTCGGCAAGCCGGTCGATACGACGGGGCTCGGCTACGGTGCCGGCCAACCTGCGTTAAGCGGCGGCGTCATCGATTCCCACCTGTTCATCGACGCCGACGGCACGAAATATCTATTCTGGAAGGATGACACGAACAGCATCTGGCCGCGTCCGCTGGCGATGCTGCTCCGCGCCCATCCCGCGCTGATCGACAGCCTGTTCAGCGAGGAAGTGGATCGCCGGACCGCGACATTTGCCGCTGCGATCGTCCCTTGGGCTAACGCGCAGCGGCCGATGGTCCGCTTCTTCGCGATGCAACCCCTGATCGAGGCGGCACTCGCCAACTGGACGCAAGTGCGCTCGGCGCTGATGGACTTTGGCCTGGCCGGCACGATCGTCGAGGCGATGACCACGCCGGTCCGAGGCCAGCGCATTGCCGACGACGGCCGTTCGATGATCGGCGCCGATAAGCTCGTGCTTGCCAACGACCTCGATTGGGAAGGCCATCTGATCGAAGGTCCCTTCGTTACCCGCCAGGAGGGTCGATACTATCTGTTCTACGCGGGCAATGATTTCTCGACGCCCGCGTACGGCATCGGCGTCGCCGTCGCGGACCACCCGCTGGGACCCTACACGAAGCAAGGTCCTCCGCTGCTTCAGTCTACCCGTGAGTGGCTAGCGCCGGGGCATGCGTCGGTGGCGCCTGGCCTCGAAGGCAATCC